One Pseudomonadota bacterium DNA window includes the following coding sequences:
- a CDS encoding branched-chain amino acid ABC transporter permease: MEILIYGIINSITLSLLSLGFALVYSISRVPHFAHGALYIMAGYITWLFLNKFIAFPYPLAIILAIGLTSLVGALIYRFVLIRIRGMEIS, translated from the coding sequence GTGGAAATACTCATTTATGGCATTATAAACAGCATTACTCTGTCTCTTCTGTCTTTGGGATTTGCGCTGGTATACAGTATAAGCAGGGTGCCTCATTTTGCCCACGGCGCTCTGTACATTATGGCAGGGTATATAACATGGTTGTTTCTCAACAAATTCATTGCCTTTCCTTATCCCCTTGCCATCATCCTGGCAATTGGCCTTACAAGTCTCGTAGGCGCTCTGATCTACCGTTTCGTACTAATCAGGATAAGAGGCATGGAAATCTC